One stretch of Lysobacterales bacterium DNA includes these proteins:
- a CDS encoding RHS repeat protein, with amino-acid sequence MDAFAFTVNGNAVDIVRPTGLLERREFSPVAGALRLTLVTERECAGCSVLRSKSHGYDSLGFNDIDTNFLGILTDHDFNTRGLETQRIEVANATCPPALPNCLQSRRKVQTDWHADFRVPVERRTYNAANVLEQVVRFAYNARGQQTARCQVEPGNAGAMAYACGSANPAPVGVRQSLSDYCDAGDADFGTSACAREGLVRWADGPRTDVSDLTSYAYRAADDAACVSAPTTCAYRRGDLWKTTNALGHVSEVLRYDGAGRVLSLRDGNGLVTDLEYTPRGWLQRRIVRGPDAGGEGDDAITVFEYEPYGSIKKVTQPDGSFLRYHYDAAHRLEAVSDVAGDRIDYTLDAAGNRLKEETKDPSGNVKRLLARQYDALSRMRAQVNAPFAAMPNLDDPAVKKTRFEYDANGNSQLVTDALDVATDNDYDALNRLIRSIGDVGGIGADSQFAYDARDNLRSVTDPKGLVTQYTYDGLDNLTQLQSPDTGTTTYAHDAAGNRISQTDARGVSSLYGYDALNRLRTVSFPDSALNLGFDYDLAPASCDASEQAAVGRLSRFTDATGSTEFCYEPRGNLTRKTQETAGVTLTVRYAWNAAGRLQSIIYPSGTTLRFERDAEGRVQRMFVSLLGNDEKELVSAVNYLPFGPVAGITWNNPDAVHARGVPGGITSLQQTRSYDQNYWIDRIESSLAEGLQADFTTDVVGNISAIAGAGGASVSGYGYDDLYRLTSETAPGLSLAHAYDATGNRTAETVAGATTVYAYPPDSHRLTNIGRTARTFDEAGNLRVLNSFNRSSPEYTYDDRNRMAAYRVGGRDVATYAHNARGERVHKSAPKAGSATLFVYAEGGQLLGEYDADGNLLQEYAWLDALPVAVLKKAGLHPIEPDHLGTPRRAIAPELDRAVWAWDLQGPAFGTHPANDDPDADGESFPLNLRFPGQYLDAESGLHYNYFRDYDPVTGRYVESDPVGLLASLSTFGYVDGTPIRKFDSSGLSPCGADPAKCPYEGRLKPCCNTWEQDDWDVTVWFKRKICESFVIGPACDKAAMVCCESDFLSCTDGLSPSEVAADAGLAEKYMHCTLEHQSCLLGK; translated from the coding sequence GTGGACGCTTTCGCTTTCACGGTCAACGGCAACGCCGTCGACATCGTCCGCCCGACCGGACTGCTGGAGCGGCGAGAGTTTTCGCCGGTGGCGGGGGCCCTGCGTCTGACCCTGGTGACCGAACGGGAATGCGCCGGCTGCTCGGTTTTGCGATCGAAATCCCATGGGTATGACAGCCTCGGTTTCAACGACATCGACACCAACTTCCTCGGCATCCTCACCGACCACGACTTCAACACCCGTGGTCTGGAGACGCAGCGCATCGAGGTGGCGAATGCGACTTGTCCGCCGGCCCTGCCCAACTGCCTGCAGTCGCGGCGCAAGGTGCAGACGGATTGGCATGCGGACTTCCGCGTGCCGGTGGAGCGGCGCACCTACAACGCCGCGAATGTGCTGGAGCAAGTGGTGCGCTTTGCGTACAACGCGCGTGGCCAGCAGACGGCGCGTTGTCAGGTCGAGCCGGGTAATGCCGGGGCGATGGCGTATGCCTGCGGTTCGGCGAATCCGGCGCCGGTTGGGGTGCGGCAGTCGCTGAGCGATTACTGCGATGCCGGCGATGCCGACTTCGGCACCAGCGCTTGTGCGCGCGAAGGGCTGGTGCGCTGGGCCGACGGCCCCCGCACCGACGTCTCCGACCTGACCAGCTACGCCTACCGTGCCGCCGATGACGCGGCCTGTGTCAGCGCGCCGACCACCTGCGCGTATCGCCGTGGGGATTTGTGGAAGACGACCAATGCGCTCGGCCACGTCAGCGAAGTGCTGCGTTACGACGGCGCCGGGCGCGTGTTGTCGCTGCGCGATGGCAATGGCCTGGTGACCGACCTCGAATACACGCCGCGCGGCTGGTTGCAGCGGCGCATCGTGCGCGGGCCCGACGCCGGCGGCGAAGGCGACGATGCCATCACCGTGTTCGAGTACGAGCCCTACGGTTCGATCAAGAAAGTGACGCAGCCCGATGGCAGCTTCCTGCGCTACCACTACGACGCCGCGCATCGCCTGGAGGCGGTCAGCGATGTCGCCGGCGACCGCATCGACTACACCCTCGATGCCGCCGGCAACCGCCTCAAGGAAGAGACCAAGGACCCCTCGGGCAACGTCAAGCGCCTGCTCGCGCGTCAGTACGATGCGCTGAGCCGCATGCGTGCGCAGGTCAACGCGCCGTTCGCGGCGATGCCGAACCTGGACGATCCCGCGGTCAAGAAGACGCGCTTCGAGTACGACGCCAATGGCAACAGCCAGCTCGTCACCGACGCGCTCGATGTCGCCACCGACAACGACTACGACGCGCTCAACCGCCTGATCCGCAGCATCGGCGATGTTGGCGGCATCGGCGCCGACAGCCAGTTCGCGTACGACGCGCGCGACAACCTGCGCAGCGTCACCGACCCCAAGGGGCTGGTCACTCAGTACACCTATGACGGCCTCGATAACCTGACGCAGCTGCAGAGCCCCGACACCGGCACCACCACCTACGCCCACGATGCCGCCGGCAATCGCATCAGCCAGACCGACGCGCGCGGCGTGAGCTCGCTCTACGGCTACGACGCGCTCAATCGCCTGCGCACGGTCAGCTTCCCGGACAGCGCGCTCAACCTCGGCTTCGACTACGACCTGGCGCCGGCTTCCTGCGACGCGAGCGAGCAGGCGGCGGTCGGGCGCTTGTCGCGCTTCACCGACGCCACCGGCAGCACCGAGTTCTGCTACGAGCCGCGCGGCAACCTCACCCGCAAGACCCAGGAAACGGCAGGCGTGACGCTCACCGTGCGCTATGCCTGGAACGCGGCCGGGCGGCTGCAGTCGATCATCTACCCGAGCGGCACCACGCTGCGCTTCGAACGCGACGCCGAAGGTCGCGTGCAGCGCATGTTCGTGTCGCTGCTCGGGAACGACGAGAAGGAGCTGGTGTCGGCGGTGAACTACCTGCCGTTCGGGCCGGTCGCCGGCATCACCTGGAACAACCCGGACGCGGTGCATGCGCGCGGCGTCCCCGGCGGTATCACCTCCCTGCAGCAAACCCGCAGCTACGACCAGAACTACTGGATCGACCGCATCGAATCCTCCCTCGCCGAAGGTTTGCAGGCGGACTTCACGACGGACGTGGTCGGCAACATCAGCGCGATCGCGGGGGCGGGCGGGGCGTCGGTGAGTGGTTATGGCTATGACGATCTGTACCGCCTGACCAGCGAAACCGCGCCGGGCTTGTCGCTGGCGCACGCCTACGACGCCACCGGCAACCGCACCGCCGAGACCGTCGCCGGCGCCACCACGGTGTATGCCTATCCGCCGGACTCGCATCGACTGACGAACATCGGCCGCACCGCGCGCACCTTCGACGAGGCCGGCAATCTGCGCGTGCTGAACAGCTTCAATCGCTCCAGCCCCGAATACACCTACGACGACCGCAACCGCATGGCTGCCTATCGCGTCGGCGGCCGCGACGTCGCCACCTACGCGCACAACGCGCGCGGTGAGCGCGTGCACAAGTCGGCGCCGAAGGCAGGCAGCGCGACGCTGTTCGTGTACGCCGAAGGCGGCCAACTGCTCGGCGAGTACGACGCCGACGGCAATCTGCTGCAGGAATACGCCTGGCTCGACGCGCTGCCGGTGGCGGTGCTGAAGAAGGCCGGACTGCACCCGATCGAACCCGATCACCTCGGCACCCCACGCCGCGCCATCGCCCCAGAACTCGACCGCGCCGTCTGGGCCTGGGACCTGCAAGGCCCCGCCTTCGGCACCCACCCCGCCAACGACGACCCCGACGCCGACGGCGAATCCTTCCCCCTGAACCTCCGCTTCCCCGGCCAATACCTAGACGCCGAGTCCGGCCTCCACTACAACTACTTCCGCGACTACGACCCGGTGACGGGGCGGTATGTGGAGAGTGATCCGGTGGGGTTGCTGGCGAGCCTATCTACGTTCGGATACGTCGACGGGACGCCGATTCGCAAATTTGACTCCAGTGGGTTGAGCCCCTGTGGCGCCGACCCAGCTAAGTGCCCCTATGAAGGCCGGCTCAAGCCTTGCTGCAACACGTGGGAGCAAGATGACTGGGATGTCACGGTTTGGTTTAAGCGGAAAATCTGCGAGAGTTTTGTGATCGGCCCTGCTTGCGACAAGGCCGCGATGGTCTGCTGCGAGAGCGATTTCCTAAGTTGCACTGATGGGCTATCACCATCCGAAGTTGCCGCTGACGCAGGCTTGGCTGAGAAGTACATGCACTGCACCTTGGAACACCAAAGTTGTCTGCTAGGAAAATAG
- a CDS encoding RHS repeat protein, with the protein MSASQRTSGFSHLSAASVERAKPAIASRLAGVSSVVQLVFLRVNWINAALMIGLLTAGQATQAWVCSAGAECRSKDQKPWCWSNSAGCAPVISPPPMCVESTNPTGFLDAQSYADFKVSATESCTGGIVPGSGVAYPNPDGTEVLSGGIPAFRTGSSRPWLLDYRLLSDPNMHAIFGTTLTATRGYSCPEGWFALYDGNDVHCERARTSCQNSCPAGNPVMPMEQSKLETVADFTGAGGLSLIRRYNSASRAVAAADAPVAFGPKWSSNWEGHLKFDAVDMVRAIRPEGEQIQFTPQAGLWRAWSGEASTLTEFPGATGDQVAWALRDAQDRIESYRADGKLLRIETRDGESFVLAYDAQGRLSEVQARDGRRLVFHWTVVAGFYPRVASVDLPNGSAITYEYDAAYARLTHLTYASGGATPISTTKPRTAPTRDSGAAIS; encoded by the coding sequence GTGAGCGCATCGCAACGTACTTCCGGCTTCAGCCATCTTTCGGCGGCATCCGTTGAGCGGGCGAAGCCCGCAATCGCATCACGATTGGCCGGTGTGTCGAGCGTCGTGCAGCTCGTTTTCCTTCGGGTGAATTGGATCAACGCGGCCTTGATGATCGGGCTGCTCACGGCAGGCCAAGCAACGCAAGCCTGGGTCTGCAGCGCTGGCGCTGAGTGTCGGTCGAAGGACCAGAAGCCATGGTGCTGGTCAAACTCTGCCGGTTGCGCGCCAGTGATCTCGCCTCCCCCGATGTGTGTGGAGTCTACAAACCCGACGGGCTTTCTCGACGCTCAGTCCTACGCGGACTTCAAAGTCTCTGCCACTGAGTCTTGCACCGGTGGAATCGTGCCTGGAAGTGGTGTCGCTTACCCGAATCCTGATGGAACCGAAGTGTTGTCAGGTGGCATTCCAGCATTTCGGACTGGGTCGAGCAGGCCATGGCTGCTCGACTACAGGCTCCTGTCAGACCCGAACATGCACGCTATATTTGGGACAACTTTGACTGCGACGCGCGGTTACTCCTGCCCCGAGGGGTGGTTTGCGCTCTATGACGGCAACGATGTGCACTGCGAGCGCGCCCGAACCTCCTGCCAAAACAGCTGTCCGGCGGGCAATCCGGTAATGCCGATGGAACAAAGCAAGCTCGAAACCGTGGCCGACTTCACCGGCGCCGGCGGGCTTTCGCTGATTCGCCGCTACAACAGCGCCTCGCGCGCAGTTGCTGCCGCAGACGCGCCAGTCGCCTTCGGCCCCAAGTGGTCGAGCAATTGGGAAGGGCATCTCAAGTTCGACGCAGTCGATATGGTCCGGGCGATTCGCCCCGAAGGTGAGCAAATCCAGTTCACTCCGCAGGCCGGGCTGTGGCGCGCATGGTCGGGGGAAGCTTCGACCTTGACCGAGTTCCCCGGTGCGACCGGTGACCAGGTTGCATGGGCGCTGCGCGATGCGCAGGATCGCATCGAGTCTTACCGCGCCGATGGCAAACTCCTGCGCATCGAAACGCGCGATGGCGAGTCCTTCGTGCTGGCGTACGACGCGCAGGGGCGTCTGTCCGAGGTGCAGGCGCGGGATGGCCGTCGACTGGTCTTCCACTGGACGGTCGTGGCCGGTTTCTATCCTCGCGTGGCTTCCGTCGACCTTCCCAACGGCAGTGCCATCACCTACGAATACGACGCTGCCTACGCGCGCCTGACGCACCTTACTTACGCATCGGGTGGGGCGACACCTATCTCTACAACGAAGCCGCGAACAGCGCCTACACGGGATTCGGGCGCGGCTATTTCCTGA
- a CDS encoding ABC transporter permease, whose amino-acid sequence MLTQTREIVLLNLRSIPSRLGASLVIVIGIAGVVAVLVAMLSMARGLSRTLEDTGAPDRVVVLRGGSTVELSSFMDRASSTLVRQDPAVARLPSSLPAASGEIVVVTEVMRPGQSTGANVSLRGVEPAGLLLRPELRLVEGRMFRPGLREIVVGSGARGQFANLDPGSRLRFRGTDWLVVGVFESGDAHDSELWADLETVQGVFRRSGVSSVLLRLANADSFDALKERLTSDPQLNVDVQREGEYFRSQSSGLTTQIGIVTTLVGIVMALGALFGAINTMYSAVSARTAEIGTLRALGFGRVAVVASVLAEALLLAFAGGLLGSGIAWLLFNGYSVSTLGGGFSQIAFDFAVTPDLLRQGLFWALGIGFIGGLAPALHAARIPVTEALRAR is encoded by the coding sequence ATGCTCACGCAAACCCGCGAGATCGTGCTGCTCAATCTGCGCAGCATCCCGTCGCGGCTCGGCGCTTCGCTGGTGATCGTGATCGGCATCGCCGGCGTGGTCGCGGTGCTGGTGGCGATGCTGTCGATGGCGCGCGGGCTGTCGCGCACGCTCGAAGACACCGGCGCGCCGGACCGCGTGGTGGTGCTGCGCGGCGGCTCGACGGTGGAGCTGTCGAGCTTCATGGACCGCGCCTCGAGCACGCTGGTGCGCCAGGACCCGGCGGTGGCGCGGCTGCCCTCGTCGCTGCCCGCAGCCTCGGGCGAGATCGTGGTCGTCACCGAGGTGATGCGCCCGGGCCAGAGCACCGGCGCCAACGTCTCGCTGCGCGGGGTCGAGCCTGCCGGCCTGCTGCTGCGCCCGGAACTGCGCCTGGTCGAGGGCCGCATGTTCCGGCCGGGGCTGCGCGAGATCGTCGTCGGCAGCGGCGCGCGCGGGCAGTTCGCGAACCTGGATCCGGGATCGAGGCTGCGCTTTCGCGGCACCGACTGGCTGGTGGTCGGCGTGTTCGAAAGCGGCGACGCGCACGACTCCGAACTCTGGGCCGATCTGGAAACGGTGCAGGGCGTGTTCCGCCGCAGTGGCGTGTCCAGCGTGCTGCTGCGCCTGGCCAATGCCGACTCCTTCGACGCACTCAAGGAGCGTTTGACCAGCGACCCGCAGCTCAACGTCGATGTGCAGCGCGAGGGTGAGTACTTCCGTTCGCAGTCGTCTGGCCTGACCACGCAGATCGGCATCGTTACCACCCTGGTCGGCATCGTCATGGCGCTCGGCGCGCTGTTCGGCGCGATCAACACCATGTACTCGGCGGTGTCGGCGCGCACCGCCGAGATCGGCACCCTGCGTGCGCTCGGCTTCGGGCGCGTGGCGGTGGTGGCGTCGGTGCTGGCCGAGGCGCTGTTGCTGGCCTTTGCCGGAGGCTTGCTCGGCAGCGGCATCGCCTGGCTGCTGTTCAACGGCTACTCGGTGTCGACGCTGGGCGGCGGTTTCTCGCAGATCGCCTTCGACTTTGCGGTGACTCCGGACCTGCTGCGCCAGGGGCTGTTCTGGGCGCTCGGCATCGGCTTCATCGGCGGCCTGGCGCCGGCCCTGCATGCCGCCCGCATCCCCGTCACCGAGGCCCTGCGCGCACGCTGA
- a CDS encoding ABC transporter permease, translating to MKYLPLILGALLRKKWRTLLALLSLMAAFLLLGLGQAINSLVEGGAEFLGVDRLITQARTSFTQPLPLRLLPRIEAVPGVKRVGYSQFFGGVYQDPRNFFPQFAVDPPRLYETYPEWKLDAEAKRAFAATRNGAIAGRLLAEEYGWKVGDTIPLNSLLWQKRDGSNAWEWKLVGIFDGRDEQWQKRTSIMYLNFAYFDESRVAGAAGLAGVFVVRLRDPNEVGKVAAMIDAQFANSPDETKTQSEQEFQVGFLRQIGDIAFIINAILGAAFFSILILTGFIMNQSVRERVPEFGVLKCLGFTDRSVLGLVLAESLALCLTGAALGIGLAYTVTALLPPKYPARIDARVLVIAAVAALLLAAVVGLPPAWRAMQLKIVDALAGR from the coding sequence ATGAAGTACCTCCCCCTCATCCTCGGTGCCTTGTTGCGCAAGAAGTGGCGCACGCTGCTGGCGTTGTTGTCGCTGATGGCGGCGTTTTTGTTGCTCGGGCTCGGGCAGGCGATCAACTCGCTGGTCGAGGGCGGCGCCGAGTTCCTTGGCGTCGATCGGTTGATCACGCAGGCGCGCACCAGCTTCACCCAGCCGCTGCCGCTGCGCCTGCTGCCGCGCATCGAAGCGGTGCCGGGGGTGAAGCGCGTCGGCTATTCGCAGTTCTTCGGCGGCGTCTACCAGGACCCGCGAAATTTTTTTCCACAGTTCGCCGTCGATCCGCCGCGCCTGTACGAGACCTACCCGGAGTGGAAGCTCGATGCCGAGGCCAAGCGCGCATTTGCGGCTACCCGCAACGGTGCCATCGCCGGGCGCCTGCTCGCCGAAGAGTACGGCTGGAAGGTTGGCGACACGATTCCGCTCAATTCCCTCCTCTGGCAGAAACGCGACGGCAGCAATGCCTGGGAATGGAAGCTGGTCGGCATCTTCGACGGCCGCGACGAGCAGTGGCAGAAGCGCACCAGCATCATGTACCTGAACTTCGCCTACTTCGACGAGTCGCGCGTTGCCGGTGCCGCCGGCCTCGCCGGCGTATTCGTGGTGCGCCTGCGCGATCCGAACGAAGTCGGCAAGGTCGCGGCCATGATCGACGCCCAGTTCGCCAACTCGCCGGACGAAACCAAGACCCAGAGCGAGCAGGAGTTCCAGGTCGGCTTCCTGCGCCAGATCGGCGACATCGCCTTCATCATCAACGCCATTCTCGGCGCCGCGTTCTTCTCGATCCTGATCCTCACCGGCTTCATCATGAACCAGTCGGTGCGCGAGCGCGTGCCCGAGTTCGGCGTGCTCAAGTGCCTCGGTTTCACCGACCGCAGTGTGCTTGGGCTGGTGCTGGCCGAGTCGCTGGCGCTGTGCCTGACCGGGGCCGCGCTCGGCATCGGGCTCGCCTATACGGTGACGGCGCTGCTGCCGCCCAAGTACCCGGCGCGCATCGACGCGCGCGTGCTGGTGATCGCGGCCGTGGCCGCGCTGCTGCTCGCGGCCGTGGTCGGGTTGCCGCCGGCGTGGCGGGCGATGCAGCTCAAGATCGTCGACGCACTGGCCGGGCGCTGA
- a CDS encoding protein kinase codes for MIEIPGYQIIKQLGRGGMATVYLALQESVDREVALKIMSPALMVDPNFGERFLREARIAAKLHHRHVVGVHDVGKYGDIHYIAMEYVSGGSAHRDDGKPVEVTFVLRVVREIATALAYAHSKGFVHRDVKPDNILMREDGSSALTDFGIARANDSATRMTRTGAVIGTPHYMSPEQARGRPLDGRADLYSLGCVLFEMLMGRVPFVADDPLAVGIMHITEPVPKLALNLQPIQAILERMMAKTPEERYQTGTDVADAIREIELDIAEGQYPHLATPDEAYRRRVFAEASRTQRLPTPPPDNEPVRGRSEPSMGDLRDMPTVAQGDAGRTRVTPSVPGASQRAAAHVAAVQRRRGPWLLVAAVVLVALAGAGYVFRKQLAALLPESDVAALLHRADAAVVENRLTEGEGNARDLYQAVLQIDPDNSQARDGMKRIGTVLINRADEARAGGNLEIAKGFANEAEELLQGGPAIAELRARLQEAEAAKTRLDELLPKADAAFAAGNYIGTPDSAYELYQQVSGVDAANAIATNGIAKILDVLGSRADAEIKAGNNAAAALTIQQITMISPNFAQLADLKARLSEAQGDALDSLSNDLEAAARLFANGAIAPPTEPNALSLYQSVLARDPVNVPAKQGLSRIGNLLLSQATEKLTEKDLDAADKLIRRAESLGPDSGRLRTAKVALREAREKRDIQLNPRTVDAAGQQRLAELLSRARDYARNGDLFGEPGANAVDAYNNALRIDPNNAEARAGLAALPARAKELFDQAMTGGRLNAAYENFDVVHELTGRDPDIEPMRTRLLRALVDQAKRQHAAGEIDKAKRSAQKARELAPNSPITAELANLL; via the coding sequence GTGATCGAGATCCCCGGATACCAAATCATCAAGCAGCTCGGCCGCGGCGGCATGGCCACCGTGTATCTGGCGCTCCAGGAATCGGTGGATCGCGAAGTCGCGCTGAAAATCATGTCGCCGGCGCTGATGGTCGACCCGAACTTCGGCGAACGCTTCCTGCGCGAGGCGCGCATCGCCGCCAAGCTGCACCATCGCCACGTCGTCGGCGTGCACGATGTCGGCAAGTACGGCGACATCCACTACATCGCGATGGAGTACGTTTCCGGTGGCTCGGCGCATCGCGACGACGGCAAGCCGGTCGAAGTGACCTTCGTGCTGCGCGTGGTGCGCGAGATCGCGACTGCGCTCGCCTATGCGCACAGCAAGGGCTTCGTGCACCGCGACGTCAAGCCCGACAACATCCTGATGCGCGAGGACGGCTCCTCGGCGCTGACCGACTTCGGCATCGCCCGCGCCAATGACTCGGCGACGCGCATGACGCGCACCGGCGCGGTCATCGGCACGCCGCACTACATGAGCCCGGAACAGGCGCGCGGGCGCCCGCTCGACGGGCGCGCCGATCTTTATTCACTCGGCTGCGTGCTGTTCGAGATGCTGATGGGGCGGGTGCCGTTCGTGGCCGACGATCCGCTCGCGGTCGGCATCATGCACATCACCGAACCGGTGCCGAAGCTGGCGCTCAATCTGCAGCCGATCCAGGCGATCCTGGAACGGATGATGGCGAAGACCCCGGAGGAGCGTTACCAGACCGGTACCGACGTCGCCGATGCCATTCGCGAGATCGAGCTCGATATCGCCGAAGGCCAGTATCCGCACCTGGCCACGCCCGACGAGGCCTATCGTCGGCGCGTGTTCGCCGAAGCCTCGCGCACCCAGCGCCTGCCGACGCCGCCGCCCGACAACGAGCCGGTGCGCGGGCGTTCGGAACCGTCGATGGGTGACCTGCGCGACATGCCCACCGTGGCCCAGGGTGATGCCGGGCGCACGCGCGTCACGCCGTCGGTGCCGGGCGCATCGCAACGCGCCGCGGCGCACGTCGCGGCGGTGCAACGCCGACGCGGACCGTGGTTGCTGGTGGCGGCGGTGGTGCTGGTGGCGCTGGCCGGCGCTGGCTACGTTTTCCGCAAGCAGTTGGCCGCGCTGCTGCCCGAGTCCGATGTCGCCGCGCTGCTGCACCGCGCCGATGCGGCCGTGGTCGAAAACCGCCTCACCGAGGGCGAAGGCAATGCCCGCGATCTGTACCAGGCGGTGCTGCAGATCGACCCCGACAACAGCCAGGCGCGCGACGGCATGAAACGCATCGGCACGGTGCTGATCAACCGCGCCGACGAGGCGCGCGCCGGCGGCAACCTCGAGATCGCCAAGGGCTTCGCCAACGAGGCCGAAGAATTGCTGCAGGGCGGGCCTGCGATCGCCGAGCTGCGCGCTCGCCTGCAGGAGGCCGAAGCGGCGAAGACGCGCCTTGACGAGCTGCTCCCGAAGGCCGACGCCGCGTTTGCAGCCGGCAACTACATCGGCACGCCCGACAGCGCCTACGAGCTGTACCAGCAGGTGTCGGGCGTCGATGCGGCGAATGCGATCGCCACCAATGGCATCGCCAAGATCCTCGATGTGCTCGGCAGCCGCGCCGATGCCGAGATCAAGGCCGGCAACAACGCGGCAGCGGCGCTGACGATCCAGCAGATCACGATGATCAGTCCGAACTTCGCCCAGCTCGCCGACCTCAAGGCGCGGCTGTCGGAAGCGCAGGGCGACGCGCTCGACTCGCTCAGCAACGACCTCGAAGCCGCGGCGCGCCTGTTCGCAAACGGCGCGATTGCACCGCCGACCGAACCGAACGCGCTGAGCCTGTACCAGTCGGTGCTCGCACGCGATCCGGTCAACGTGCCGGCCAAGCAGGGCCTGAGCCGTATCGGCAACCTGCTGCTGTCGCAGGCGACCGAGAAGCTCACCGAAAAGGACCTCGACGCCGCCGACAAGCTGATCCGCCGCGCCGAATCGCTCGGCCCCGACTCCGGCCGCCTGCGTACGGCGAAAGTCGCATTGCGCGAGGCCCGCGAAAAACGCGACATCCAGCTCAACCCGCGCACCGTCGATGCCGCCGGCCAGCAACGCCTCGCCGAGTTGCTGTCGCGTGCCCGCGACTACGCCCGCAACGGTGATCTGTTCGGCGAGCCCGGCGCGAACGCGGTCGACGCGTACAACAACGCACTGCGCATCGACCCCAACAACGCCGAAGCCCGCGCCGGCCTGGCCGCGCTGCCCGCACGCGCCAAGGAACTGTTCGACCAGGCGATGACCGGCGGCCGCCTCAACGCCGCCTACGAAAACTTCGACGTGGTCCACGAACTCACCGGCCGCGACCCCGACATCGAACCCATGCGCACCCGCCTCCTCCGCGCCCTCGTCGACCAGGCCAAACGCCAACACGCCGCCGGCGAAATCGACAAAGCCAAACGCTCCGCCCAAAAAGCCCGCGAACTCGCCCCCAACTCGCCCATCACCGCGGAACTGGCGAATTTATTGTAG
- a CDS encoding RHS repeat-associated core domain-containing protein: MTFHARHRIESSLAEGLQADFTTDVVGNISAIAGAGGVPVSGYGYDDLYRLTSESAPGLSLAHAYDATGNRTAETVAGATTVYAYPPDSHRLTSIGRTARTFDEAGNLRVLNSFNRSSPEYAYDDRNRMAAYRVGGRDVATYAHNARGERVRKQLPKAGTETLFVYAEGGQLLGEYDADGNLLQEYAWLDALPVAVLKKAGLHPIEPDHLGTPRRAIAAELDRAVWAWDLQGPAFGTHAANDDPDADGQPFPLNLRFPGQYLDTESGLHYNYFRDYDPATGRYVESDPVGLEGGVSTFGYVEGDPFLHFDRNGLKVECKTRLERDSFGKAYRVRYDCKSTPEPSPDPPMPPPGPVCSSTGACLNCQKILDDCLKTSGLGGRLIEISVGCFAGAPLALAGGPVKGAASATGQLLGAATGGQAVVQEWCRDAYEGCERQNRNRCCQ; the protein is encoded by the coding sequence ATGACCTTTCACGCCCGCCACCGCATCGAGTCCTCGCTCGCCGAAGGTTTGCAGGCCGACTTCACGACGGACGTGGTCGGCAACATCAGCGCGATCGCTGGGGCGGGCGGGGTGCCGGTGAGTGGTTATGGCTATGACGATCTGTACCGCCTGACCAGCGAATCCGCGCCGGGCTTGTCGCTGGCGCATGCCTACGACGCCACCGGCAACCGCACCGCAGAAACCGTCGCCGGCGCCACCACGGTGTATGCCTATCCGCCGGACTCGCATCGACTCACGAGCATCGGTCGCACCGCGCGCACCTTCGACGAAGCCGGCAATCTGCGCGTGCTGAACAGCTTCAATCGCTCCAGCCCCGAATACGCCTACGACGACCGCAACCGCATGGCCGCCTATCGCGTCGGCGGCCGCGACGTCGCCACCTACGCACACAACGCGCGCGGTGAGCGCGTGCGCAAGCAGTTGCCGAAGGCGGGCACGGAGACGCTGTTCGTGTACGCCGAAGGCGGCCAACTGCTCGGCGAATACGACGCCGACGGCAACCTGCTGCAGGAATACGCCTGGCTCGACGCGCTGCCGGTGGCGGTGCTGAAGAAGGCCGGACTGCACCCGATCGAACCCGATCACCTCGGCACCCCGCGCCGCGCCATCGCCGCGGAACTGGATCGCGCCGTCTGGGCCTGGGACCTGCAAGGCCCCGCCTTCGGCACCCACGCCGCCAACGACGACCCCGACGCCGACGGCCAACCCTTCCCCCTCAACCTCCGCTTCCCCGGCCAATACCTCGACACCGAGTCCGGCCTCCACTACAACTACTTCCGCGACTACGACCCGGCAACGGGGCGGTATGTGGAGAGTGATCCGGTGGGGTTGGAGGGTGGCGTGAGTACGTTTGGGTATGTTGAAGGTGATCCGTTTCTCCATTTCGATCGGAACGGTCTCAAGGTCGAGTGCAAGACGCGTTTGGAGCGCGACTCTTTTGGCAAGGCCTATCGAGTGCGTTATGACTGCAAGTCCACGCCAGAGCCATCACCCGATCCACCTATGCCGCCGCCGGGGCCAGTTTGTAGCAGCACCGGCGCTTGCCTAAACTGCCAGAAGATTCTGGATGATTGCCTCAAGACTAGTGGTTTGGGAGGGAGGTTGATTGAAATTAGCGTTGGCTGTTTCGCAGGCGCGCCGCTCGCCCTAGCCGGTGGGCCCGTCAAGGGAGCAGCCTCTGCTACAGGTCAGCTACTCGGTGCTGCAACGGGCGGTCAGGCCGTTGTGCAGGAGTGGTGCAGAGATGCGTATGAGGGCTGCGAGAGGCAGAATCGCAATAGGTGTTGCCAATGA